In Fusobacterium perfoetens, a genomic segment contains:
- a CDS encoding GNAT family N-acetyltransferase yields the protein MIRKLNNADLDEVIKIWLNENIKTHFFISPEYWKSNETTVKNLLPLAEVYIYEKNEKIVGFIGLDNDYIAGIFIKSDEQSKGIGKKLLNFVKTFKTELNLNVYIKNIKAVNFYKRENFKIKKETVDPNTGEKEFFMIWKKE from the coding sequence ATGATTAGAAAATTAAACAATGCCGACTTAGATGAAGTTATTAAAATATGGCTGAATGAAAATATTAAAACTCATTTTTTCATTTCACCAGAATATTGGAAAAGCAATGAAACTACTGTAAAAAATCTTCTTCCTCTTGCTGAAGTATATATTTATGAAAAGAATGAAAAGATTGTTGGATTTATAGGATTGGATAATGATTATATAGCAGGAATATTTATAAAATCTGATGAACAATCTAAAGGAATAGGAAAAAAACTCCTTAATTTTGTAAAAACTTTTAAAACGGAACTTAATTTAAATGTCTATATTAAAAATATAAAAGCTGTTAATTTTTATAAGAGAGAAAACTTTAAAATAAAAAAAGAAACTGTTGATCCTAATACTGGTGAAAAAGAGTTTTTTATGATTTGGAAAAAGGAATAA